A single Primulina eburnea isolate SZY01 chromosome 11, ASM2296580v1, whole genome shotgun sequence DNA region contains:
- the LOC140805059 gene encoding transcription factor MYB56-like → MDLEKLMNNGGTNNARKGFQDLTLLPAPVREAGGVAGYLNAPLMEEVGKKTLQPKVCSRGHWRPQEDAKLKDLVAQFGPQNWNIIAEKLEGRSGKSCRLRWFNQLDPRINKRAFTDEEEEKLLAAHKIYGNKWALIAKLFPARTDNAVKNHWHVIMARKQRSSSNLHTRFSVKVASNIACSGSTDSGEKDNTDDQSVVSTRAHLSLAPFSDLKASSSFLTRFSPLHHQKLNHGAEAGEKGLDTQISEIRCKNYQWHSKKLVVYSENVDSNSESSASLTSVADSRASLCINCGENENKNMEFIDFLGVGAI, encoded by the exons ATGGATCTGGAGAAGTTGATGAATAATGGTGGTACTAACAATGCACGAAAAGGGTTTCAAGATTTGACTTTGCTACCCGCACCTGTCAGGGAGGCTGGAGGTGTTGCTGGATATTTGAATGCTCCATTAATGGAGGAAGTAGGGAAGAAAACTCTGCAGCCTAAGGTATGTAGCAGAGGCCATTGGAGGCCACAAGAGGATGCTAAGCTCAAAGATCTTGTCGCTCAGTTTGGTCCTCAGAACTGGAATATCATTGCTGAAAAACTTGAAGGAAGATCAG GGAAAAGTTGCAGATTGAGATGGTTCAACCAGCTGGATCCAAGAATTAACAAAAGGGCATTTACAGACGAAGAAGAGGAAAAGCTTTTAGCAGCGCACAAAATATATGGCAACAAATGGGCTTTGATTGCCAAATTATTCCCTGCAAGGACTGATAATGCTGTAAAAAATCATTGGCATGTGATCATGGCAAGAAAACAAAGAAGCTCTTCCAATTTACACACAAGATTCTCTGTCAAAGTGGCATCAAATATTGCATGTAGTGGATCGACAGATTCTGGTGAGAAAGATAATACAGATGATCAGTCCGTTGTTTCCACACGTGCTCATCTTTCACTCGCACCATTTTCTGATCTCAAAGCTAGTAGCAGCTTTCTTACAAGGTTTAGTCCACTTCATCACCAAAAGCTCAACCATG GAGCAGAAGCGGGAGAAAAAGGTTTGGATACACAAATAAGTGAGATCCGGTGTAAAAATTATCAGTGGCATAGCAAAAAGCTCGTGGTATATTCAGAAAATGTAGATTCAAACTCTGAATCCTCTGCATCTTTAACATCAGTAGCCGACAGCAGGGCCAGTTTATGCATTAACTGCGGGGAAAATGAGAATAAAAACATGGAATTCATTGATTTCCTTGGAGTAGGAGCCATTTAA
- the LOC140805929 gene encoding uncharacterized protein has translation MEERRKEIEHFAHEHPLIFKESEENIPFCCNACGLRVLSSPSYICTVQGCSFHLHEPCTRLPHRLSLRGGFLHRHYLRLRAKPDHENCRCSKCGNLCKNFTYHCDECDEFDLDPLCGHPLDIQIKHVSHKEHPMVAICKESSLLCDVCGREHKGFFFHCHQCNFLIHQDCASLPGVIRVGRHHDHHLSPMYPDALAATFFYRTQCIICEKDISLLFGAYVCLICRHIAHVDCAVSAMENQGKIYNMPPLDDAFLSWITCAVQNITPDSDGETMLEKYHSAHSLISSHETAYESVCNACIMHIAPPYYSCSQSGCDFLLHKFCADLPLVILDSFGKYSRVLVFPRCDEFFSLFSCQLCSRLGNGFGYSYGRSDIVRLQCALAPRVIKHDSHKQHPLIWGGGRGFEDIISCCDQRNPFCDYLYSCTQCESSVHRRCALLPKTVTHKFDKHPLTLITDSSAVPDLGDDHFCEFCEKDVNPRYWFYRCIECDNSFHVDCIPSTGRYSRIKFGGTVVLNNCHGDHPLTLVRMLSVGSQTCGFCNEIIEGFEDGMALHCAKCDFWVHFRCASKSSGATVSKPYQNIESLSHRYRYFDVEF, from the exons ATGGAGGAAAGAAGGAAGGAGATTGAACATTTTGCTCATGAGCATCCTTTGATTTTTAAGGAATCAGAGGAGAATATTCCATTTTGTTGCAATGCATGTGGGCTGCGTGTGTTGTCCAGCCCTTCTTACATCTGCACTGTTCAAGGTTGCAGTTTTCATCTCCACGAACCATGCACGCGGCTTCCCCACAGGTTGAGTCTTCGAGGCGGTTTCCTTCACAGACATTATCTTCGTTTGCGTGCCAAGCCAGATCATGAGAATTGCAGGTGCAGCAAATGCGGGAACCTATGCAAGAATTTCACCTACCACTGTGACGAATGTGATGAATTTGATCTCGACCCTTTATGCGGCCACCCTTTGGATATCCAGATCAAACACGTAAGCCACAAGGAACACCCGATGGTTGCCATTTGCAAGGAATCTTCGCTGCTGTGTGACGTGTGTGGGAGAGAACATAAGGGATTTTTCTTCCATTGTCACCAATGTAATTTCTTGATTCACCAGGATTGTGCCTCGTTGCCCGGCGTCATAAGAGTTGGACGGCATCATGATCACCATCTCTCCCCCATGTATCCTGATGCATTAGCAGCCACATTTTTTTACAGAACCCAATGTATAATTTGTGAAAAAGATATATCACTATTGTTTGGGGCTTATGTTTGTTTGATTTGTCGGCATATAGCTCACGTGGATTGTGCGGTATCGGCAATGGAGAATCAAG GTAAAATATACAACATGCCCCCTCTAGACGATGCATTTCTGAGTTGGATAACGTGCGCAGTACAGAATATTACACCCGATAGTGATGGTGAGACAATGTTGGAAAAATACCACTCCGCCCATTCTTTGATCTCGAGCCATGAAACCGCATATGAATCGGTCTGTAACGCTTGCATTATGCACATAGCACCTCCGTATTACAGCTGCAGCCAATCTGGTTGCGATTTTCTCCTCCACAAATTTTGTGCAGATTTGCCACTTGTTATCCTCGATTCGTTTGGCAAGTACTCAAGGGTCTTGGTTTTCCCAAGATGCGATGAATTCTTTTCTCTGTTTTCATGTCAACTTTGTTCACGTTTGGGCAACGGTTTTGGATACTCATATGGTCGTTCAGATATCGTCCGTCTTCAATGTGCCTTGGCTCCACGGGTCATCAAACATGATTCACACAAGCAACACCCTCTTATTTGGGGTGGTGGTAGAGGGTTCGAAGATATTATATCCTGCTGCGACCAAAGAAATCCGTTCTGTGATTACCTTTACAGTTGTACTCAATGTGAGTCCAGCGTACACAGGCGTTGCGCTCTTCTGCCTAAAACAGTGACTCACAAATTTGATAAACATCCCCTCACTCTAATCACCGATTCTTCAGCAGTGCCGGACTTGGGTGACGATCACTTCTGCGAGTTCTGTGAAAAAGACGTAAATCCGCGGTACTGGTTCTACCGATGTATAGAATGTGACAATTCCTTTCATGTGGATTGCATCCCTTCAACAGGGAGATATTCAAGAATCAAGTTCGGGGGCACCGTGGTATTGAATAATTGTCACGGTGATCATCCTTTGACTTTGGTAAGAATGCTCAGTGTTGGTAGCCAGACATGTGGTTTTTGCAACGAAATCATCGAAGGCTTCGAAGATGGGATGGCTTTGCACTGCGCCAAATGTGACTTTTGGGTTCATTTCAGATGTGCATCCAAGTCTAGTGGTGCAACAGTTTCAAAACCATACCAAAATATAGAGTCTTTGTCACATAGATATAGATATTTTGATGTTGAATTTTAA